In Mugil cephalus isolate CIBA_MC_2020 chromosome 20, CIBA_Mcephalus_1.1, whole genome shotgun sequence, the following are encoded in one genomic region:
- the srrm2 gene encoding serine/arginine repetitive matrix protein 2 isoform X1 — translation MYNGIGLTTPRGSGTNGYVQRNLSSLRVKRPRDERGGERDEKDRERLESQLNRQPNADILEHQRKRQLEVKCAELQDMMEEQGYSAEEIEEKVNSFRMMLQEKEEPAQPTSERPTVTETHALAAANQQKNDRLRAAFGISSDYVDGSSFHADRKEREKEKKEQERLERERMQQQKYALLEEPEHSDSPPKKRSRKKKKKNKTRDSSSESPSPSPHREKKKSKKKKKRREVSEEEEEKDSSSDEKQKVSKKTSKTSQSPPKTKTVRHRSVSSSSAHSQSPPPLRSRHQNQPARNVDEGRKGRSPDRRKRGYDEYSPQRQGGEGKRPNLEREKERPRETEKTSAKRRHDSSSPSPPPQAAKNAEREKGRRSRSKEKEGDKGRRSRSREAEKRRRSRSVGMDKRRRSRSMETEKRRRSRSQEKERERRRRSRSREMEKGRRSGSRDMERGRHSKGGENEREKGRRSRSKDVEKKTSSRSRDMEKGRRSRSREVDKRRGSKSRELDKGRRSRSTERRDKGKESVPQRTRHDSSSSSSSSSSSSSSSSSSSSSSASPPPKQEISKERSRDAEWENDRNKRDKKTRPDSPSQSPPPEKGRPRRERSVERDPHSRATNERDSRKDDTKRQEREASPHQQKNDRRRDGPPPRGSPSPASRSPVTNGRQRERQRESERRQETDRESAKERDRPQNKQREPERDRNREEVARQSAESRRDGSRPAEKTRSKNPEMNERQEKARSPAREKTEEKAKQADKRRDSSSSSGSSGSSTSDSDSDSSSSSSSSSSSSSSSEDEGTAKKVESAGKEKDSPAKSAPSAVGAAVQRYLANGRKESSASASEGDGAKRTQREKDGGGDKHDRERPSHRAPAEDHLSRTKGQERYSPTQMDSPSPPPSPPRRPDNRGGRRYSPPESSAERRRVEVKSGERERERGRDRDASRKTTRSSPSARSSRSPPPKTSPARRTPPRQYQEPPFRSRRASPPPPSWSDRDRERQRERDRDRDRERDNRERERVFRRSRSRSPRRRSRSRSRSPRRRSSSISRGLRRRSPPSRSRRSPSPPRRKRASRSLSRERERERERDRARQREVEQRERETAEREREKERLLPKDVPQSRRSSSSSSSSSSSSSSSSSSSPSPTREREDAKPPTERDRRGEQEDKKREDREQGPSRDSSHAPASGRRGSQPDSRRSADATSGKSPAAGGQSDAKQPSRGPTRKQASPAAPEPAPPPPQSVRNENAVNGKEANKKANKSSSSSSSSSSSSSSSSSSSSSSSSDSSDSEAEQGKGNPVKAQSSPSSSSSSDNEKKTKKRSPVRPQRVAADSLRDSRSLSYSPPRHMRAAAGTAAPSSPGRRSGSRQSPSRSSSSRRRK, via the exons ATGTACAATGGGATAGGCTTGACGACTCCGCGGGGTAGCGGGACCAATGGCTACGTGCAGCGAAACTTGTCGAGCCTTCGAGTCAAACGTCCCCGGGATGAGCGTGGCGGCGAGCGGGACGAGAAGGACCGGGAGAGGCTGGAGAGTCAGCTCAACAGGCAGCCGAATGCCGACATCCTGGAGCACCAGCGGAAGAGGCAGCTGGAGGTCAAGTGTGCCGAGCTGCAGGACATGATGGAGGAACAAGG ATATTCTGCTGAGGAAATTGAAGAGAAGGTGAACAGTTTCCGTATGATGctacaggagaaggaggagccgGCGCAACCCACCTCCGAGAGACCGAC GGTAACAGAGACTCACGCCCTGGCTGCGGCCAATCAGCAGAAGAACGACCGCCTCCGTGCTGCTTTTGGCATCTCCAGCGACTATGTGGATGGATCTTCTTTCCACGCCGACCgtaaggagagagagaaggagaagaaagagcaggaaCGGCTCGAGAGGGAAaggatgcagcagcagaaatatgC GTTGTTGGAAGAGCCGGAGCATTCAGATTCTCCTCCGAAGAAACGCAGtcgaaagaagaaaaagaaaaacaagaccaGAGACAG CAGCTCAGAGAGTCCGTCCCCGTCTCcccacagagagaagaagaagtccaaaaagaagaaaaagagacg tgaggtgtcagaagaggaggaagaaaaagacag CTCGTCAGATGAGAAGCAGAAGGTGTCAAAGAAGACAAGCAAAACAAGCCAAAGTCCTCCCAAAACGAAGACAGTGCGTCACAGGAGCGTCTCCTCTAGCTCTGCTCACAG CCAGTCTCCACCTCCGCTGAGATCACGTCACCAGAATCAACCTGCTAGAAATGTTGATGAAGGTAGAAAAGGCCGATCGCCAGACAGGAGGAAACGAGGCTACGACGAATACAGCCCACAACGGCAGGGAGGCGAAGGG AAGAGGCCTAatctggagagagaaaaagagcgGCCGCGTGAGACGGAAAAGACCTCCGCCAAGAGGAGGCACGACTCCTCGTCCCCGTCTCCGCCGCCTCAGGCAGCGAAAAACgcggagagggagaaagggaggagatccagaagcaaagagaaggagggCGATAAAGGGAGACGCTCCAGGAGCAGAGAGGCCGAGAAAAGGCGGCGTTCGCGGAGCGTAGGGATGGACAAGAGGAGGCGCTCAAGGAGcatggagacagagaaaaggaggcGTTCGAGAAGCCAAGAAAAGGAGCGGGAGAGACGAAGGCGTTCCAGGAgtagagagatggagaaagggaGGCGATCAGGGAGCAGAGAtatggagagagggaggcatTCAAAGGGTGGAGAAAacgagagggagaaagggaggcgTTCCAGGAGCAAAGATGTGGAGAAAAAGACGTCTTCAAGAAGCAGAGACATGGAAAAGGGGCGGCGCTCAAGGAGCCGAGAGGTGGACAAAAGGAGGGGTTCAAAGAGTAGAGAATTGGACAAAGGTAGACGTTCAAGGAGCACAGAAAGGAGGGACAAAGGGAAGGAGAGCGTTCCTCAGAGGACCAGACAcgattcctcctcctcatcgtcatcatcctcttcctcctcatcatcctcctcctcatcttcctcctcatccgCTTCTCCTCCACCTAAACAGGAGATCAGCAAGGAACGGAGCAGAGACGCCGAGTGGGAAAACGACCGGAACAAACGGGACAAAAAGACCAGACCCGACTCTCCATCTCAGTCGCCCCCTCCTGAAAAGGGAAGGccgaggagggagaggagcgtAGAGAGAGATCCGCACTCGAGAGCGACGAACGAAAGGGACAGCAGGAAAGATGATACGAAGAGGCAGGAGAGAGAAGCGTCCCCTCATCAGCAGAAAAACGACAGGAGGAGGGACGGACCTCCACCCCGCGGCTCCCCGTCGCCCGCCTCCCGCTCCCCCGTTACCAACGGGCGtcaaagagagaggcagagggagagtgaaaggagacaggagacagacagagagagtgcGAAGGAAAGGGACAGGCCTCAGAACAAGCAGAGGGAACCAGAAAGAGATAGGAATAGAGAGGAGGTTGCCCGACAGTCTGCGGAAAGTCGGCGAGATGGGTCGAGACCCGCCGAGAAGACGAGGAGCAAAAACCCAGAGATGAACGAGCGGCAGGAGAAGGCGAGAAGCCCCGCGAGAGAGAAGACGGAGGAGAAGGCGAAACAGGCCGATAAAAgaagagacagcagcagcagcagcggcagcagcggcagtAGCACCAGCGACAGTGACAGCGATAGCTCTTCGtcctcgtcgtcgtcctcctcttcgtcctcgtCCTCGGAAGATGAGGGCACCGCGAAGAAAGTTGAATCTGCGGGGAAGGAGAAGGACAGCCCTGCGAAAAGCGCCCCGTCCGCCGTCGGGGCAGCGGTTCAGAGGTATTTAGCTAATGGCAGAAAAGAAAGTTCTGCCTCTGCATCCGAAGGCGATGGAGCCAAAAGAACCCAGAGGGAGAAAGACGGCGGAGGAGACAAACACGACCGAGAGAGGCCGTCCCACAGAGCTCCCGCGGAGGATCACCTGTCCCGAACAAAAGGCCAGGAGCGCTACAGCCCCACTCAGATGGACAGCCCCAGtccgcctccttctccaccCAGAAGACCGGACAACAGGGGCGGCAGGAGATATTCTCCCCCCGAGTCTAGTGCCGAAAGGAGGAGAGTGGAGGTGAaaagtggagaaagagaaagggagagagggagggacagGGACGCGAGCAGAAAGACCACGAGGTCAAGTCCGTCGGCCAGGAGCTCACGCTCTCCGCCACCAAAAACCTCCCCAGCCCGTCGCACTCCACCGAGGCAGTATCAGGAGCCCCCGTTCCGGTCCAGGagagcttctcctcctcctccctcttggTCAGAccgggacagagagagacagagggagagggacagagacagagacagagagagggacaacAGAGAACGGGAGAGAGTTTTCAGGAGGAGCAGGTCTAGAAGTCCAAGAAGACGCAGCCGGTCCAGATCCAGGAGTCCAAGGAGGCGAAGCAGCTCAATTTCCAGAGGTCTAAGAAGACGAAGTCCTCCCAGCAG gtCCCGCCGGTCTCCTTCTCCACCGCGGCGAAAGAGGGCCAGTCGCTCTCTCTccagagaaagggaaagagaaagggagcgTGATAGAGCGAGACAGAGGGAGGTGGAACAACGGGAACGGGAAACGGCAGAACGGGAACGAGAAAAGGAGCGTCTGCTCCCGAAAGATGTTCCTCAATCCCGCaggtcctcctcgtcctcctcctcgtcttcctccagctcgtcctcgtcctcctcgtcctcaccTTCGCCCacgagagagagggaagacGCAAAACCGCCGACGGagagagacaggagaggagagcaagAGGACAAGAAGCGAGAGGACAGAGAACAGGGTCCCTCTAGAGACTCCTCCCACGCTCCTGCGTCAGGCAGGAGAGGCTCTCAGCCCGACTCGCGCCGCTCCGCTGACGCGACCTCCGGAAAGTCTCCGGCGGCCGGTGGCCAATCGGACGCCAAGCAGCCGTCACGAGGTCCGACCAGGAAGCAGGCGTCACCAGCAGCCCCCGAACccgcccctcctcccccccagtCGGTCCGAAACGAGAACGCCGTGAACGGGAAGGAGGCGAACAAGAAGGCTAACaagagcagcagctccagctcatcttcgtcctcctcttcatcctcctcctcttcatcttcctcctcctcctcctcggacAGCTCCGACTCCGAGGCGGAGCAGGGAAAAGG GAACCCAGTCAAAGCTCAAAGCTCTccgtcttcatcctcctcctctgacaacGAGAAGAAAACTAAGAAAAGGAg TCCCGTCCGGCCTCAGCGGGTCGCGGCCGATTCATTGAGGGATTCTCGCTCGCTCAGTTATTCTCCTCCCAGACAcatgagagcagcagcaggaacagcGGCACCGTCCTCGCCCGGCCGCAG GAGTGGCAGCAGACAGTCGCCGAGCCGCTCGTCAAGCAGCAGACGAAGGAAATGA
- the srrm2 gene encoding serine/arginine repetitive matrix protein 2 isoform X2, which yields MYNGIGLTTPRGSGTNGYVQRNLSSLRVKRPRDERGGERDEKDRERLESQLNRQPNADILEHQRKRQLEVKCAELQDMMEEQGYSAEEIEEKVNSFRMMLQEKEEPAQPTSERPTVTETHALAAANQQKNDRLRAAFGISSDYVDGSSFHADRKEREKEKKEQERLERERMQQQKYALLEEPEHSDSPPKKRSRKKKKKNKTRDSSESPSPSPHREKKKSKKKKKRREVSEEEEEKDSSSDEKQKVSKKTSKTSQSPPKTKTVRHRSVSSSSAHSQSPPPLRSRHQNQPARNVDEGRKGRSPDRRKRGYDEYSPQRQGGEGKRPNLEREKERPRETEKTSAKRRHDSSSPSPPPQAAKNAEREKGRRSRSKEKEGDKGRRSRSREAEKRRRSRSVGMDKRRRSRSMETEKRRRSRSQEKERERRRRSRSREMEKGRRSGSRDMERGRHSKGGENEREKGRRSRSKDVEKKTSSRSRDMEKGRRSRSREVDKRRGSKSRELDKGRRSRSTERRDKGKESVPQRTRHDSSSSSSSSSSSSSSSSSSSSSSASPPPKQEISKERSRDAEWENDRNKRDKKTRPDSPSQSPPPEKGRPRRERSVERDPHSRATNERDSRKDDTKRQEREASPHQQKNDRRRDGPPPRGSPSPASRSPVTNGRQRERQRESERRQETDRESAKERDRPQNKQREPERDRNREEVARQSAESRRDGSRPAEKTRSKNPEMNERQEKARSPAREKTEEKAKQADKRRDSSSSSGSSGSSTSDSDSDSSSSSSSSSSSSSSSEDEGTAKKVESAGKEKDSPAKSAPSAVGAAVQRYLANGRKESSASASEGDGAKRTQREKDGGGDKHDRERPSHRAPAEDHLSRTKGQERYSPTQMDSPSPPPSPPRRPDNRGGRRYSPPESSAERRRVEVKSGERERERGRDRDASRKTTRSSPSARSSRSPPPKTSPARRTPPRQYQEPPFRSRRASPPPPSWSDRDRERQRERDRDRDRERDNRERERVFRRSRSRSPRRRSRSRSRSPRRRSSSISRGLRRRSPPSRSRRSPSPPRRKRASRSLSRERERERERDRARQREVEQRERETAEREREKERLLPKDVPQSRRSSSSSSSSSSSSSSSSSSSPSPTREREDAKPPTERDRRGEQEDKKREDREQGPSRDSSHAPASGRRGSQPDSRRSADATSGKSPAAGGQSDAKQPSRGPTRKQASPAAPEPAPPPPQSVRNENAVNGKEANKKANKSSSSSSSSSSSSSSSSSSSSSSSSDSSDSEAEQGKGNPVKAQSSPSSSSSSDNEKKTKKRSPVRPQRVAADSLRDSRSLSYSPPRHMRAAAGTAAPSSPGRRSGSRQSPSRSSSSRRRK from the exons ATGTACAATGGGATAGGCTTGACGACTCCGCGGGGTAGCGGGACCAATGGCTACGTGCAGCGAAACTTGTCGAGCCTTCGAGTCAAACGTCCCCGGGATGAGCGTGGCGGCGAGCGGGACGAGAAGGACCGGGAGAGGCTGGAGAGTCAGCTCAACAGGCAGCCGAATGCCGACATCCTGGAGCACCAGCGGAAGAGGCAGCTGGAGGTCAAGTGTGCCGAGCTGCAGGACATGATGGAGGAACAAGG ATATTCTGCTGAGGAAATTGAAGAGAAGGTGAACAGTTTCCGTATGATGctacaggagaaggaggagccgGCGCAACCCACCTCCGAGAGACCGAC GGTAACAGAGACTCACGCCCTGGCTGCGGCCAATCAGCAGAAGAACGACCGCCTCCGTGCTGCTTTTGGCATCTCCAGCGACTATGTGGATGGATCTTCTTTCCACGCCGACCgtaaggagagagagaaggagaagaaagagcaggaaCGGCTCGAGAGGGAAaggatgcagcagcagaaatatgC GTTGTTGGAAGAGCCGGAGCATTCAGATTCTCCTCCGAAGAAACGCAGtcgaaagaagaaaaagaaaaacaagaccaGAGACAG CTCAGAGAGTCCGTCCCCGTCTCcccacagagagaagaagaagtccaaaaagaagaaaaagagacg tgaggtgtcagaagaggaggaagaaaaagacag CTCGTCAGATGAGAAGCAGAAGGTGTCAAAGAAGACAAGCAAAACAAGCCAAAGTCCTCCCAAAACGAAGACAGTGCGTCACAGGAGCGTCTCCTCTAGCTCTGCTCACAG CCAGTCTCCACCTCCGCTGAGATCACGTCACCAGAATCAACCTGCTAGAAATGTTGATGAAGGTAGAAAAGGCCGATCGCCAGACAGGAGGAAACGAGGCTACGACGAATACAGCCCACAACGGCAGGGAGGCGAAGGG AAGAGGCCTAatctggagagagaaaaagagcgGCCGCGTGAGACGGAAAAGACCTCCGCCAAGAGGAGGCACGACTCCTCGTCCCCGTCTCCGCCGCCTCAGGCAGCGAAAAACgcggagagggagaaagggaggagatccagaagcaaagagaaggagggCGATAAAGGGAGACGCTCCAGGAGCAGAGAGGCCGAGAAAAGGCGGCGTTCGCGGAGCGTAGGGATGGACAAGAGGAGGCGCTCAAGGAGcatggagacagagaaaaggaggcGTTCGAGAAGCCAAGAAAAGGAGCGGGAGAGACGAAGGCGTTCCAGGAgtagagagatggagaaagggaGGCGATCAGGGAGCAGAGAtatggagagagggaggcatTCAAAGGGTGGAGAAAacgagagggagaaagggaggcgTTCCAGGAGCAAAGATGTGGAGAAAAAGACGTCTTCAAGAAGCAGAGACATGGAAAAGGGGCGGCGCTCAAGGAGCCGAGAGGTGGACAAAAGGAGGGGTTCAAAGAGTAGAGAATTGGACAAAGGTAGACGTTCAAGGAGCACAGAAAGGAGGGACAAAGGGAAGGAGAGCGTTCCTCAGAGGACCAGACAcgattcctcctcctcatcgtcatcatcctcttcctcctcatcatcctcctcctcatcttcctcctcatccgCTTCTCCTCCACCTAAACAGGAGATCAGCAAGGAACGGAGCAGAGACGCCGAGTGGGAAAACGACCGGAACAAACGGGACAAAAAGACCAGACCCGACTCTCCATCTCAGTCGCCCCCTCCTGAAAAGGGAAGGccgaggagggagaggagcgtAGAGAGAGATCCGCACTCGAGAGCGACGAACGAAAGGGACAGCAGGAAAGATGATACGAAGAGGCAGGAGAGAGAAGCGTCCCCTCATCAGCAGAAAAACGACAGGAGGAGGGACGGACCTCCACCCCGCGGCTCCCCGTCGCCCGCCTCCCGCTCCCCCGTTACCAACGGGCGtcaaagagagaggcagagggagagtgaaaggagacaggagacagacagagagagtgcGAAGGAAAGGGACAGGCCTCAGAACAAGCAGAGGGAACCAGAAAGAGATAGGAATAGAGAGGAGGTTGCCCGACAGTCTGCGGAAAGTCGGCGAGATGGGTCGAGACCCGCCGAGAAGACGAGGAGCAAAAACCCAGAGATGAACGAGCGGCAGGAGAAGGCGAGAAGCCCCGCGAGAGAGAAGACGGAGGAGAAGGCGAAACAGGCCGATAAAAgaagagacagcagcagcagcagcggcagcagcggcagtAGCACCAGCGACAGTGACAGCGATAGCTCTTCGtcctcgtcgtcgtcctcctcttcgtcctcgtCCTCGGAAGATGAGGGCACCGCGAAGAAAGTTGAATCTGCGGGGAAGGAGAAGGACAGCCCTGCGAAAAGCGCCCCGTCCGCCGTCGGGGCAGCGGTTCAGAGGTATTTAGCTAATGGCAGAAAAGAAAGTTCTGCCTCTGCATCCGAAGGCGATGGAGCCAAAAGAACCCAGAGGGAGAAAGACGGCGGAGGAGACAAACACGACCGAGAGAGGCCGTCCCACAGAGCTCCCGCGGAGGATCACCTGTCCCGAACAAAAGGCCAGGAGCGCTACAGCCCCACTCAGATGGACAGCCCCAGtccgcctccttctccaccCAGAAGACCGGACAACAGGGGCGGCAGGAGATATTCTCCCCCCGAGTCTAGTGCCGAAAGGAGGAGAGTGGAGGTGAaaagtggagaaagagaaagggagagagggagggacagGGACGCGAGCAGAAAGACCACGAGGTCAAGTCCGTCGGCCAGGAGCTCACGCTCTCCGCCACCAAAAACCTCCCCAGCCCGTCGCACTCCACCGAGGCAGTATCAGGAGCCCCCGTTCCGGTCCAGGagagcttctcctcctcctccctcttggTCAGAccgggacagagagagacagagggagagggacagagacagagacagagagagggacaacAGAGAACGGGAGAGAGTTTTCAGGAGGAGCAGGTCTAGAAGTCCAAGAAGACGCAGCCGGTCCAGATCCAGGAGTCCAAGGAGGCGAAGCAGCTCAATTTCCAGAGGTCTAAGAAGACGAAGTCCTCCCAGCAG gtCCCGCCGGTCTCCTTCTCCACCGCGGCGAAAGAGGGCCAGTCGCTCTCTCTccagagaaagggaaagagaaagggagcgTGATAGAGCGAGACAGAGGGAGGTGGAACAACGGGAACGGGAAACGGCAGAACGGGAACGAGAAAAGGAGCGTCTGCTCCCGAAAGATGTTCCTCAATCCCGCaggtcctcctcgtcctcctcctcgtcttcctccagctcgtcctcgtcctcctcgtcctcaccTTCGCCCacgagagagagggaagacGCAAAACCGCCGACGGagagagacaggagaggagagcaagAGGACAAGAAGCGAGAGGACAGAGAACAGGGTCCCTCTAGAGACTCCTCCCACGCTCCTGCGTCAGGCAGGAGAGGCTCTCAGCCCGACTCGCGCCGCTCCGCTGACGCGACCTCCGGAAAGTCTCCGGCGGCCGGTGGCCAATCGGACGCCAAGCAGCCGTCACGAGGTCCGACCAGGAAGCAGGCGTCACCAGCAGCCCCCGAACccgcccctcctcccccccagtCGGTCCGAAACGAGAACGCCGTGAACGGGAAGGAGGCGAACAAGAAGGCTAACaagagcagcagctccagctcatcttcgtcctcctcttcatcctcctcctcttcatcttcctcctcctcctcctcggacAGCTCCGACTCCGAGGCGGAGCAGGGAAAAGG GAACCCAGTCAAAGCTCAAAGCTCTccgtcttcatcctcctcctctgacaacGAGAAGAAAACTAAGAAAAGGAg TCCCGTCCGGCCTCAGCGGGTCGCGGCCGATTCATTGAGGGATTCTCGCTCGCTCAGTTATTCTCCTCCCAGACAcatgagagcagcagcaggaacagcGGCACCGTCCTCGCCCGGCCGCAG GAGTGGCAGCAGACAGTCGCCGAGCCGCTCGTCAAGCAGCAGACGAAGGAAATGA